The following DNA comes from Camelina sativa cultivar DH55 chromosome 14, Cs, whole genome shotgun sequence.
tATTTTGGAAATCTTAATATTCTTCAAGTCCAGACGAATGTGTAATTGTCATAATCTGAAGTCTAGGAAAAATTAAAGCTATCAATACATGAAACtgagaaataaaatatgtttcttacaTCACTTAAGATCATTTTAGATGTCTCGTTCTGCTCTTCCAACTTCCAATCCAAGGTCGCTAGCTTCTTAGAAAGGTGTTTCTTAGTTGACTGCGTAAACAAATGCATCGAGTCAAAAACCCACAAggagataaaaatatataacaaaggAATGCTTCAAAGGATTATTTGTTCACCGCTAATGTGTCTGACAAATCCTCTAGTTGTTTCGAAACAGAGGCAACCGCATCAgccatatttttctttgtcacaAACATTGCATCAGAAAATGACCAGCCCTGCAATGTAGAAAGAAAGGAGTAAGATGTGGGTAAACGTTATAAGTCAATGATATATAGTGCATTGATAAAACTACATGttacaaaacaataacaaaagacACTtggaacattaaaaaaaaaagacagatttTCAAAAGATAAGCACCTTCCACCACATGTAACAGTACCCCATAGCTCCAACGGCAGCCGCTGGAACCAGGTAAGATGCATAGCCTACATCAGCAAAAGCAAAACTTAATCTCGGtttctcataaaaattaaacatatttgaaACATATTTTCTGAAAGTAGATTATCACTAGAGTTTGAATCTCCATTAAAGATGGTAACTGGATTGTTCATAGTTAGTTCCTTGATCTCGTTTGCAAGCTGTCGAATCTGGTaattaagaaacaacaaaaaaatatgtcacTAAGAAGAGGGTCCAGCATTGGCCAAATGGTTACAAGAAACACAtgaattattttctctttagatTGTATATTGCTTAAATGGCAAAACCTGAGCAGCTAGGAGTGCACCGTCATACTTAAATGGAGTGCTTTCAACTCCATCAGCCCCCTTGAGTAAGTCCTGAAGCTGGGCTATTAGGTCAGACAACCTCCCATGTCTCAATACGATCGAACCAGATACACCTTGAACATGAAAACATAACCCCCAAGTATCAATTTACATGAATCCTTATTGTAGAAAGGTCATTGATGGAGGAAACTAACAAGACAAAGATACGTTGTTGTAACATAGAATTTGAAACagaattaaatcaaaaactgTATCTACAATCAAATCTACACTTTACAATTGAAGCTATGAACAAAAACTAATTCAATTGGCAAATTAGAAATTCTAGTGATGCATCAAAATTGTCACAACTTAGGATACAATTCAAACCTAAATCTTTGTAAACTGTAGAAAACTATCCCTAGATTATACAGAGTCAAAGCAACACCAATCGAAATCATCGAATTCATaactagcaaaaaaaaaaaacataattaaacaatcaCACATAGTGAGAAAGAGACCTGCGCCGAGTAGGATAAGGACCTTAGAGGTCTGAACACCAGCTTGCACCGCCATGGATTCCGGTTAAAAAGCTAAAACGATCGGCGGCCTCGATTATATAATTCTCTGTTCCGTGACGCAAAGCCAAGCCACCCATAAAAGACGGGTTACGACACCCTTTTGCCCTTTAGACCTCAGCTTTCGCTTTATTTGACcagaaaaataattagtttttaaaatttatgttttaaccCCAAAACTTCTGATTAAATCAGATTACGCCCCCCCCCCCCGACACACGACGCAATGCAAATCGAATGACTAAGGGTATGATAGACTTTTCAGAATAATCCAAATCATTACGCAACTTGCTTGTGTGTGTTGTGTGctaacctcttcttcttcattcaataaaatcaaaaaaaaaaaaaaaaaaaaaagaagcttgaAATTTCCGCCATGGATGTTGGACGAAGCTTACTCTTTCTTCTATTAACAAGTATCTTCTTGTTGCCTTCACATTCTCAGAGCAGCGATTCGTTCACATCGGTTCTCGTATCTCAAAACGGACTCGATTTCGTCAAGAACCTACTAGTCAACAAAGCAATCGCGTCGATCATACCTCTCCAGATCCCCAGGATTGAGAAATATATGCGAATCCCGTTCCTTGGAGGAATCGATGTTGTCGTCTCCAATCTCACGATATACGAGCTTGATGTCGCGTCGTCTTATGTTAAGCTTGGTGATACTGGCGTTGTCATCCTCGCTTCCGGGACAACTTGTGATTTGAGTATGAATTGGCATTATTCTTACAGTACTTGGTTTCCTCCTATTGAGATCTCTGATCAGGGGATCGCATCTGTTCAGGTGATTTTGATCATGTTTACTTACTTTAGTTCAGAAGATGATGTAGAAAGTGTTCTAATTGAAGCAAAAGCAAAGTCAAGtcctagtttttattttggtgaatttttgtggatttgtgttttttttgaatCGGTTGTGCGGTTTCCTTGGTACTTCATCCATATAGGAGTCTCaagattctatttttttcttttgttttggtcctTAGTTTCATGGTTGTTTTCTCTTAGAACATAGTTGCTTTGTGTTACCATTTCCATATcttgttttagtttggtttgttgCTTTGCTCATTTTTTATATCTGTTTTACAAAGGGAATTTGCTGATTCTGGCCTTCTCCGGTAAGGTTGAAGGCATGGAAATCGGGCTTTCTTTAGGCTTAAAGAGTGATGAAGGAGGCTTAAAACTNTAATTGAAGCAAAAGCAAAGTCAAGTCCTAGTTTTTATTGCAGATTTTGGTGAATTTTTTTGTGGGTTTGTGTTTGTTCTCAATCGGTTGTGCGGTTTCCTTGGTACTTCATCCATTTAGGAGTCTCAAGATTcagttttttcttatgttttggtCCTTATGTTTCATGGTTGTTTTCTCCTAGAACATAGTTGCATATGGGAATCGGAGGGGACTGTTGCTCTCTGTGTTACCATTTCCATATcttgttttagtttggtttgttgCTTTGCTCATTTTTTATATCTGTTTTACAAAGGGAATTTGCTGATTCTGGCCTTCTCCGGTAAGGTTGAAGGCATGGAAATCGGGCTTTCTTTAGGCTTAAAGAGTGATGAAGGAGGcttaaaactttctctttcgGAATGTGGATGCCATGTGAATAACATAAACATTGAATTGGAAGGAGGAGCATCATGGTTTTATCAGGGGTATGGAAAGTATGATTGAAAGTACTATGGCTGTtggttggttttcattttaactttatcttcttctctgcaaTTCAGGATGGTTAATGCATTTAAAGACCAAATTGGGTCAAGTGTGGAAAGTACGATTGCCAAGAAGCTTACTGAAGGAGTATCAGACCTTGATTCATTCCTACAAAGCCTTCCAAAGGAAATCCCAGTGGATGATAAAGCTGCACTTAATGTCACCTTCACCACTGATCCTATATTGAAAGATTCATCCATCACTTTCGAGATTGATGGTTtgttcaacaaaagaaaaacgaatCACGTCTTGAAGTCCTTCAGAGAGTCTGTATCTTCGGTTATCTGCCCTGGAAATTCTAAAATGCTCGGAATTTCAGTGGATGAAGCTGTCTTTAACTCTGCTGCAGCTCTGTACTACAATGTAAGTTCCCAAGTCTTTTGGTTTTCTCGTATATTATATAGTCAACCAGAAATAATGCTCGTGATAAATCTGCTCCATATGTTATGAATACATCTGAAACAAGATTACAGTTATCCACTGTTGTTTCTAATATGTGGATGTTTACTCTTGCCATATTTAGGCAGAATTTATGCAATGGGTTGTGGATAAAATACCAGAGCAGTCTCTTTTAAACACTGCTAAGTGGAGGTTCATCATTCCACAACTATACAAGAAGTACCCGAACCAGGATATGAATCTGAAAATCAGTTTGTCTTCACCTCCACTTGTAAAGATATCGGAGCAATACGTTGGAGCTAATGTTAATACGGACCTGGTAATCAATGTTCTAGAAGCAAACAAAGTAATACCAGTAGCATGCATCTCCTTGGTGAGTCCTCTAATGACACAAAGTTGCATAATGTTTTGTTCTAGATACTTACTATAAACAATATTGCAGTGAACTATATATTAGTTGACCAGTAGGTGATCTACTGTTTCCTTTGCTGCAGGTGATCCGGGGATCTGGTGCTCTCCAAGTCATGGATAATAACCTTGGAGGCAGCGTAAGTTTACAAGATTTCTCCATGACTTTGAAATGGAGCAACATTGGAAATCTCCACCTGCATCTTCTTCAGGTAAAACCACACTCACTCATCTGTTTGACTCAGAAGGATTTCACTCATTCTTAACATTTACAAGTATTTCTTTATCTTGTTCCGATCTTTGTAGCCAATAGTGTGGACTGTTATACAAACAGTGTTTGTGCCATATGCAAATGACCATCTAGAAAAGGGATTCCCTTTGCCCATAATCCATGGATTCACTCTTCAGAATACGGAAATCATCTGCTCAAGCTCTGAAATCACAGTTTGCAGTGATGTCGCTTACTTGGATTCATCCCAGCTGCCTCAGTCACATTTGAGTCTACCAAGATCCATGCCTTGGAAAACAAAGTAGTTGTAGTTTACAATTGGCGGCTTTTGCTACTGGTATGATATACGGACCAGTAGCAAACAAAGCTTTGTATACTACGTTTATGTTTCACGCTGACTAAACTGTGTATGATGTACTTCTGTATAAAATAATCTTTGTAATTACTATGGTTAAAATCCGGCTATGGTAATTAATTGTTCAAAGTCATATCAAAGCTGAACGATTCACAAAGTCTGTATCTATACCGAAGCCAGAAGTGTATACTCTGTTCCAACTATTTGAACTGATTCATTGGCCTTGAGTGGGACATTCTAACAGTCTTTTAAAAAGCCAAAACCGCACCAATGAGGTGAAAGAGAAGTTTACAAATTACAAGTCGTCCTTGGACTCAGTGGAGGCTGCTTCATCATTTCCCATGAGTTCTTCAAGTGAGAATTCATCTGCATCAACTAGCTCTCCATCTTTACCATCCCAAGCTTCTGTCTTCACTAT
Coding sequences within:
- the LOC104739026 gene encoding uncharacterized protein LOC104739026 encodes the protein MAVQAGVQTSKVLILLGAGVSGSIVLRHGRLSDLIAQLQDLLKGADGVESTPFKYDGALLAAQIRQLANEIKELTMNNPVTIFNGDSNSSYASYLVPAAAVGAMGYCYMWWKGWSFSDAMFVTKKNMADAVASVSKQLEDLSDTLASTKKHLSKKLATLDWKLEEQNETSKMILSDVTEMKSSISQIGFDFKQLNEMISGIEGKIESLESKQDVTLSGLWHLCQVAGVKDSTSTKVFQDAGARLAIDGKPSTNNSLSGLRFLTEGKEAANVIHKPVLAKELTVMAKPVEEKTKAARAPTTRTRVNRAFPGGISWARDVPGLS
- the LOC104739028 gene encoding putative BPI/LBP family protein At1g04970 isoform X1 gives rise to the protein MDVGRSLLFLLLTSIFLLPSHSQSSDSFTSVLVSQNGLDFVKNLLVNKAIASIIPLQIPRIEKYMRIPFLGGIDVVVSNLTIYELDVASSYVKLGDTGVVILASGTTCDLSMNWHYSYSTWFPPIEISDQGIASVQVEGMEIGLSLGLKSDEGGLKLSLSECGCHVNNINIELEGGASWFYQGMVNAFKDQIGSSVESTIAKKLTEGVSDLDSFLQSLPKEIPVDDKAALNVTFTTDPILKDSSITFEIDGLFNKRKTNHVLKSFRESVSSVICPGNSKMLGISVDEAVFNSAAALYYNAEFMQWVVDKIPEQSLLNTAKWRFIIPQLYKKYPNQDMNLKISLSSPPLVKISEQYVGANVNTDLVINVLEANKVIPVACISLVIRGSGALQVMDNNLGGSVSLQDFSMTLKWSNIGNLHLHLLQPIVWTVIQTVFVPYANDHLEKGFPLPIIHGFTLQNTEIICSSSEITVCSDVAYLDSSQLPQSHLSLPRSMPWKTK
- the LOC104739028 gene encoding putative BPI/LBP family protein At1g04970 isoform X2; this translates as MDVGRSLLFLLLTSIFLLPSHSQSSDSFTSVLVSQNGLDFVKNLLVNKAIASIIPLQIPRIEKYMRIPFLGGIDVVVSNLTIYELDVASSYVKLGDTGVVILASGTTCDLSMNWHYSYSTWFPPIEISDQGIASVQVEGMEIGLSLGLKSDEGGLKLSLSECGCHVNNINIELEGGASWFYQGMVNAFKDQIGSSVESTIAKKLTEGVSDLDSFLQSLPKEIPVDDKAALNVTFTTDPILKDSSITFEIDGLFNKRKTNHVLKSFRESVSSVICPGNSKMLGISVDEAVFNSAAALYYNAEFMQWVVDKIPEQSLLNTAKWRFIIPQLYKKYPNQDMNLKISLSSPPLVKISEQYVGANVNTDLVINVLEANKVIPVACISLVIRGSGALQVMDNNLGGSVSLQDFSMTLKWSNIGNLHLHLLQPIVWTVIQTVFVPYANDHLEKGFPLPIIHGFTLQNTEIICSSSEITVCSDVAYLDSSQLPQSHLSLPRSMPWKTK